Proteins co-encoded in one Setaria viridis chromosome 9, Setaria_viridis_v4.0, whole genome shotgun sequence genomic window:
- the LOC117838284 gene encoding protein ALTERED XYLOGLUCAN 9: MVSAAAQAGVVAACVVLFVPMGLAGWHLSRNKVLFFSGALFVSLAVGVHLSPYLPSVPHLLAASFFTPSPGAASASSSSSGSSCVPFLHRVSWSDADPANGLGGGTARTWSWPPSLASACGFARLSRDDASLLLNGSWVMVAGDSQARLLVLALLRLLLDPAAAAAAEPELFRRHSDYRAAVPARGISVDFVWAPFESNLTRLLREDLRLAPRVPDVLVLGSGLWHMLHVTDAASYGDALASVAGAAKSLRSPLPVPPPHMFWLGLPHLVNHMLNTDAKRAHMNGTMLRAYDYEVDRRGLVRGDGGPCLLLDVGKLTQGCGQQCTADGMHYDGEVYDAVLHIMLNALVIESQQRI; the protein is encoded by the coding sequence aTGGTTTCGGCCGCGGCGCAGGCGGGCGTGGTCGCGGCGTGCGTCGTGCTGTTCGTGCCCATGGGGCTGGCGGGGTGGCACCTCAGCCGCAACAAGGTGCTCTTCTTCTCCGGCGCGCTCTTCGTCTCGCTCGCCGTCGGGGTCCACCTCTCCCCCTACCTCCCCTCCGTGccccacctcctcgccgcctccttcTTCACCCCCAGCCCCGGCGCcgcgtccgcctcctcctcctcctccgggtcCTCCTGCGTCCCGTTCCTGCACCGCGTGTCCTGGTCTGACGCCGACCCCGCGAATGGCTTGGGAGGCGGAACGGCGCGGACGTGGTCGTGGCCGCCCTCGCTGGCGTCGGCCTGCGGGTTCGCGCGGCTGTCGCGCGACGACGCGTCTCTGCTGCTCAACGGGTCCTGGGTGATGGTGGCCGGGGACTCGCAGGCGCGGCTGCTCGTGCTCGCGCTGCTGCGCCTGCTGCTTgacccggccgcggcggcggccgccgagccGGAGCTATTCCGCCGCCACAGCGACTACCGTGCCGCGGTGCCGGCTCGGGGCATCTCCGTGGACTTCGTCTGGGCGCCCTTCGAGAGCAACCTCACGCGGCTGCTCCGCGAGGATCTGCGCCTTGCGCCGCGCGTCCCCGACGTGCTCGTCCTCGGATCCGGGCTCTGGCACATGCTCCACGTCACGGACGCCGCGAGCTACGGCGACGCACTGGCGTCCGTCGCGGGCGCTGCCAAGTCGCTGCGCTCGCCGCtcccagtgccgccgccgcataTGTTCTGGCTCGGCCTGCCGCACCTAGTGAACCACATGCTCAACACAGACGCCAAGAGGGCACACATGAACGGCACCATGCTGCGCGCCTATGACTACGAGGTCGATCGGAGGGGTCTCGTTCGTGGTGATGGCGGCCCATGCTTGCTGCTTGATGTGGGGAAACTCACCCAGGGATGCGGGCAGCAGTGCACGGCTGATGGAATGCATTATGATGGCGAGGTGTATGACGCCGTATTGCATATCATGCTCAATGCATTGGTGATTGAGTCACAACAAAGGATTTGA
- the LOC117838285 gene encoding histone H4, with protein MSGRGKGGKGLGKGGAKRHRKVLRDNIQGITKPAIRRLARRGGVKRISGLIYEETRGVLKIFLENVIRDAVTYTEHARRKTVTAMDVVYALKRQGRTLYGFGG; from the coding sequence ATGTCGGGCCGCGGCAAGGGAGGTAAGGGCCTGGGCAAGGGCGGCGCGAAGCGCCACCGGAAGGTGCTCCGCGACAACATCCAGGGCATCACGAAGCCGGCGATCCGGAGGTTGGCGAGGAGGGGTGGCGTGAAGCGCATCTCCGGCCTGATCTACGAGGAGACTCGCGGCGTGCTCAAGATCTTCCTCGAGAACGTCATCCGCGACGCCGTTACCTACACGGAGCACGCCCGCCGCAAGACCGTCACCGCCATGGACGTCGTCTACGCGCTCAAGCGCCAGGGCCGCACACTCTACGGCTTCGGCGGCTGA